Part of the Methanomassiliicoccales archaeon genome, TACCCTGCCTCTAATATTTTGCCCTTCGAGCGTTGTTGCATTTGTTAAAATGCCTGTTTTTGGATTCACACCCCCTAAAAAGCTAAAATCGGATTCTAGAAGAAGTACTTCTCCTTCTGCCTTACCTCGAGAGATACTCCTTCCCCTGATAATCATAAAATCAACCTCATCAATTCTTTTGTTGAAGCAAAAATTACTTTCTGAGAGCATAGTGACGGAAGGTAGACGCAAGCTTTAGTCGAATTAGTGGCAGTACATGCATATTTTTTCTCTATTGGCGTCACTACCATGCATGTATCGCAAACGACTTTGCCGAATTTTTCCAAAATTGACACTTCCTTAAGACAACGAGCCTTGATTTCTCGAGAAGTGCAAAACCATACCTCAGGTTTGTCTCGAACAGGTCGTTTACCGTCCAAGAATGATGCTAAAGTTCTCAATTCCGCTTGAGAAAGATGAGGGCAGCCCAAGGCCACGAGGTCCGGCTCTTTTCCTGTGTTAATGGAATCGCAAGCTCGTTTTAAATCATCTTTTCCTAAACTAATGCGTTCAAGGCCATTAATCTCTTGTTTCTGATAATCTGGAGTGACGCCTTCTACGTAAAACATTGCAATGGACCCGGAGGCTGCCATGGCAGCGGCTATGGATTTCAGGCCATCGGGATCCGGTCTTATGCCTTTAAAATATGGAATTGCTGAGCCAAATGTCTTTCCTACGATGTACCCAAGTAAGGAAAGTTCAGATGAATCTTTCAACGATTCTGACTCTATCACGACTGTTGGCTTTCTATTCTCTTCTAAGTGCAGGCCATAAAGAGGAGTTTTTCCAACTATGGCAGCCGCTAGAGCTCCAGGGCCCCCTTCTCTATTGGTTCGAGCCCCCAACACAGCATTAACATATGAAATCGCTGATGACTCTGCCCAGGCTACCGTGTCGCCTTGCATTGGGGAGTTGCCAAGCAAATAAGGCGTGCAGCTGCAAATGGTACGAACACCCATTCTTTCATAGGCTTTGATTATTGTTTTCTGTTTTTGAGCGAAATCCTCATCCACCCCCATGTCTTTCCATCTTTCTAAATCCATTCCAGCAGGATTGAGCGTGGTAGGTACGGCTACCTTAGAATCGATTGACATTTCTTCTAAGAAGTCAACCCCCCCTTCACCGATAGTTTTGAAAGAAACTCCAGAAATATGAGCTGAGGATATTGGGACTAGGCGTTCAGCTTCATAAATACGCCCCAAAG contains:
- a CDS encoding aconitase X catalytic domain-containing protein; this encodes MHLTQEEERALAGEKGLGFQRAMEILVALGRIYEAERLVPISSAHISGVSFKTIGEGGVDFLEEMSIDSKVAVPTTLNPAGMDLERWKDMGVDEDFAQKQKTIIKAYERMGVRTICSCTPYLLGNSPMQGDTVAWAESSAISYVNAVLGARTNREGGPGALAAAIVGKTPLYGLHLEENRKPTVVIESESLKDSSELSLLGYIVGKTFGSAIPYFKGIRPDPDGLKSIAAAMAASGSIAMFYVEGVTPDYQKQEINGLERISLGKDDLKRACDSINTGKEPDLVALGCPHLSQAELRTLASFLDGKRPVRDKPEVWFCTSREIKARCLKEVSILEKFGKVVCDTCMVVTPIEKKYACTATNSTKACVYLPSLCSQKVIFASTKELMRLIL